The Desulfovibrio intestinalis DNA segment ACGTTTGACTTCACCGAGCTTTTCAAGCTGCTCCTGAGTTTCTTCCCGCATGTCTTCCAATCGAGTCTTTGCCTTTTCAAATGTCTCCTGAGCTCGTTCCGTAATGCGTTTGGCCCGATCAAGATCTTCCTTGGCTTCCAGTCCTTTTGCGACCCCCACTCCACCAGCCAAAAGAGCAGCACCACCAAGTAAGAGAGGAATGAATGGAATTGGCATGGCATTAGCCCTCCATGAAATTGGTTGCTTGGCTGACAAGAAAGAGCATGTTTTCTACCCACAATGTCATCCAACTCATATCTTTTGGCTCCAGCTCCAAGCTCTGGTTAATCTTTTCCAAAAAAATTCTGTCATCCTCTGAGACAAAGCCCTCTGCGAGAGGAATAGAAAGAAGTTCGAGCATCACGGCGATGCGATCTTTCCGGTCGATAAATATATTTTTTAAATCCTCCGTGGGGACATGCTCGGCAATGACCCCAGAGAATTGCTTCTGGAAGCCTTTAAATTTAAACATTTCATGGGAAGTACGCACTCCATCAGCCATGATCAACTGGTCAAGAACATCCAGAAAAACAGCCTGCTGTTTTTCCGTAAAACTGGCAGAAAACATAAAAGCTCCTTATGAGAGTGTTTGAAGATAGGCACAACCCTGTTTGTTTATTCTGCAGTATTCCTTAAACGCCATCTGTTCTTTGAAGAATACATAGCTCTCCACAACGCGGCACTTGAGAGGGCGATCAATATATTGGCGGCAAGAATGCATGCCTTTATCATAAAAAATACATACACCATGACCATCATCAAGATCGCCATATAGCTCACCAAATTCTTTCAGATGGCTACAACAGGCTCCGCAGCGTGAACAATGAAATAACGCGGCATGGTCACTTGACATGACGCTACTCCCCTCCAGTATACGCATCACTAAGTTTTGCATCCTCACCAAAGCTGCGCACCCAGGCCCGCAGTTCCGGCTCGGCACGGGTGGTCAACGTCAGCACAAGACCGCCATCAGGCAGATTTTCTACCGCCTGGTTTTCTGCCCAGGTACGCTCTCGCACATATTCGGCCACCTTGGCACTGAAACGAATATGGAACGTACGCTGCTCATGCCAAGGCAAGCCAAAGCCCTCTGTGTCGGCCTCAGGCAAAAGCCCGGCCACCCTTTTACCCGTCGTTGTCACATCGGTAATTCTGTGAATGGCCATACTGCATGGTCTGCCTGTGGGCGTAAAATTGGGGTCCACCAGAGCGCCCAGCACATAGAGAGCATTGTTCATAGCGATCATGCGTTGAGGAACCAGGCGGTGCTCGCGCGGAGCTTCGCGCCCCGGTGCCTTGTAGGCCACAAGGCAGATTCTTTGGCTACGGGCAGCGTCCACCAACTGATCGATATGGTCGGTGTGAGGGGTGTAGTCGATACGCCCCTTGGCGTGGAAGTGAAAGGGATCGTTCTTGCCCGTATGCATCGGATCAGCCATGTGCAGAGCCAGATGACGCAGGCTTGAATCCACCCTTTGCAGCACCGGGGCAGGCAGAATGCCGGACGCCATTTCGCGGCAAATGCCGAGGAAGCGCAGTTCTTCAAAGTCCAGGCCCAGTGAGCGTCCTTCATTGATAACGTACTGATACCAGCGGCGGCGGTTGTCTAGGCCCGTACGTAGAGAGGCCCCCACCACTGCCTCGACTTCGCCCACCAGGCGGATCACCGTTTGCGGCGAACACTGCAGCTCTTCGGCAAGGTCATTCTGGTAGTGGCGGCGGCTGTCCAGCAGAAGCTTGCGAAAAAGCCGCAGTAGTTTAACGCCTGGCGTGGTGTCGGGGTCAATTTTGGGCGGCACGATTATCCACCTGACAATGTTATTTGATTAGCTATATAGCCACATAGTGCGATTATCAACATAGTTTATTACTCGGTGACCAACAGTACGAGAGGGAAAGCCCTCTCGTACTGTTGGTCATTTATCCGGTCACAGCATTTTCAGTAGCCTCAATGGGCCCTGATGCATTATCCCCGTCAGGGAGTTCATTTTCAGCAGAAACGGCATCTGTGCCTACAGCATTATCGGCATCTTCCATAAGGTCGGACACTTTTTCGCAAACCGTATCCACGGCCTCGGCAATCTGTTCGCGGGCCAGATATCCCAAGGCGGCACCGCCCACAAAGCATAAAGCTTTTCCCCACATAACTGCCTCCACAAGTATGGTTGTTGCGCGGTGCTACCGTGCGTACAGACGTTATGAGGTATATACTTTCCAGAATATGGAAAAGTTGCTTATTTTTTAAGCTTCAGATGAATTTTTGTTACCCTGTCTAAGTTTTTATAAAATATTGTTGCCTGTTAGCCGCATATTCAAACCGTGTTAGGCCAAACAGAAATTCCCTGAATCAATAATTATGTAAAATTAGACCATGGTCAATATTCTAAAAATAATTACGCTCAAGTAGGGTAAGGTCTGGTTTGCGGAAGATAAAAAATAGTCAACACGGCGTACTTATGCTAATTCCACCGCATGGCTGTTGTGGATATTTTTCCCTATGGCGGAAAGGGGAGCACGGTAAAGACTGGCAACCGGCACGCAGGTATAAGCCTGAGTGCCGTGCTGGCTGTTATCCTGTGCTTTTTATCGGCCTGCGCCGTATCCCCCAGGCTGAAGGCCCGCGCCCTTGCGCAGCAGTACGGATTTACTGAACGCCTTTTTCCGACTCAGGCTTTCACCCTCCACGGGATGTACCGCCCCGGCTTTTCACCACAGCCTGAAATCCTACGCGTATATATTGAAGGAGACGGGCACGCCTGGAAGTCACGCACCCGGCCCTCCAGTGATCCCACGCCGCTTAACCCTGTGGCACTCCGGCTGGCCATGTATGACACGGGACCGGACCCTGTACTTTATCTGGTGCGGCCATGCCAGTATGTGCAAGGAGAGGACAGGTGGTATTGTACAAAACGCTACTGGACGTCTGCCCGCCTCGGGCAGGAAGTGATCGACAGCCTTGATGCTGCCATTTCTCAAGCTAAGGCAGCATGTGGGGCGGAGAAGGTCGTTCTGGTCGGGTTTTCTGGTGGTGGAGGGGCTGCGGCACTGCTGGCAGCCAAGAGGCAGGACGTTGTCTTTCTGGGTACCATAGCAGGCAACCTTGATACTGAGGCCTGGACGCAGTTGCAGGGCGTCAGCCCTCTTGCTGAATCTCTGAATCCCATAAAGGTGGCATCATCGCTGTGGCTCCTGTCCCAACGGCATTTAAGCAGCCGCGAAGACACGATTATACCACCAGAAATCAGCGAGACGTTTTGCCGGGCAGCAAGGCAGCCCGAAAGTTGTGTGGTCATTTCTGGGGTGACGCATGGCGGGCCGTGGCAGGAATACTGGAGCTATGACTATCAGCTCGAAAAATGAGCGTGGTGAATGGATTAAACCAGAGCATGACCCTGGCGAGGCCTCTTGAATTTACAGCAGCTTTAGTTTCTTGCGGAGGTAAGCCATAGCTGACGCCTTGCTGTAACCGACCTTGGAGCCTGCCCTGACGCGCTCCTTTGGGCCTTTTTGCTGGGCGTCCTCATTGCTGAGCGTCTTTGTGGAAATGAGCCCACCAGTGAGCCTTGCCAGTTCTGCTCTGGAAATCACCGGGGGTAAGGTCACCTCGATTGCTTTGAAGAATTCCTCTGAACCGATGCCGGCATTTATCAGCCTGTCTCTATATTCAAAGTCGTGATGCCAATGCTTCTGATGCATATGGGACTCCTGCTTGCAGTATGGGCGGGTAAAGGACGAAATGGGAAAGCATATGATTGCCATCAAGAGCGTTAGAATGGCACATCGCTACTGCGGTCAGACTTACCCATCAGCGTCTTGATAATTTTGTCGGCATCCGCACCACTGCACTGCTCCAGGGGCCTTCCTGTCAAATCACGGGAAATAGTATCGGCGGCTTTACCTTTTGCTAGGGCACGAATGTATTTGACCTGCTTATCGCTGATTGGCTTAAAGGAAGACGCATTACCCCTGGAGGGCGCACTCTGGTGCGTGCTGTTGGTCTGTGGCGCATCGCCGCATATAGCCTTGAGGGAGGTCAAAGCCGCATCCATCGAGGCATAGGCTGCCTCTGACAACAGACAATGCGCATCCTCACTATGAGCCGTTTTGGGTGTCGCAAAGCCCAGCATGGAAGTCTTGGTCCCTCCCAATTCAACGTCCGTCTGGGCGATGGCGACATTGCCGTTTGCAGCATCCGGTGCCTGCTGGATGGTGGTTTTGACCAGTGAAGGTTTCATGGCGGCCAAGCGGTCATGCAAACCTGAAAGGTCACGACAAACAGGGCATCGTTCTGAAAAATTGTTATCCATATTCTACTCCTTATCCATTTGGTATTCTGCTGCAGCCAAAATTTCGTAGCCCATCATAATCAAGCTCTTTGGTATACGTCTTTGCCAGATAGAAGAGCTGGTGCAGCACTTCATTACGACGGATGTCAAAACTTACAGGCCCAGCATCCCTGCGGATTATTTTGCCGTTGTAGTCCGAGTCATCGTCGCTAAGGCAGTAGTTGATGCAGCCAGACACAGAACATCCGAGAGTGCGTCCCCAAGCCTCTTCCACATTTTGAAACACGTGCCGATAGCCTCTCACCTTCTGCCCGTTGAGAAGCAGAGCGCAATGGTAATGGGGATGGACACTGCGCTGCTGCTCCCTGACCCAGATATAGGAAGGATCAAGCCTCTGGCGGTTATACTTTTTGACGACATAGGCAATGCAGGCAGAGATGTCTTCATTGCCTGATACCATTGGGTAATCTTCCGGGTAGTGCACATCAAAGCGTACAATAAGTGCTTTTGAATGACTGTGTAAGTATACATCAAGGAGAGATGTTATTTTGTTTTTTATGTATTCAACGTAAGTATATTTCATATTCTTTCCTTTATATTGTTTCATCCCGATTTAGTTTATAACGAATATATGCAATACGTATTACATCCCTCCTATGCAAGAATGATATATTTAATATTGCGTACAGCATCTTTGCAGAAAGGATGCGCTGCTTTTGACGCACATAATAATGTCCGAATTAGCTAAATAATTTATATGAGCAAAGCATGCTGCCATCTACGCATATGCCCCTACTGGGGGCATATGCGTAGATATTTTTGGGCATACGGCTCTCACGGCAGAGGCAAGCTACTTGTCATGCTGATGCGCCAGACGCCTGAGAGTCTTTGAGTATGGTCTTCACATATTCAAGGAATCCATCTTTCTGGTACCAGACCTCGCGTTTGACAAAAAAGCGACCGGCTGGGCCGGTCTTTTCGCTGTCCTTGTTGGCCAAGGTACGGGGATTGACGAGACCAAAGGTCAGTTCGTGAACCCGTTTGCGAGGGAAGCAGGGCGGCAGGCTCTCTTCCAGCAGCTTGAGGATGTTCTGGGTCGGGGTGGGAGGCATGGCAGTGCTCCTGAGTGGTGTCGCCTGGTGGGCGCATCACATGGGTGGGCCATGTCAAAAAGTACTCTGAAAAGGATACGCGGCATGCTTGAGGCCCCTTTGGAAAGACCCGCCAAGGCACATGCGGAGGCCACATTGGGGGTATTTTCATACTACTGCATGCAGGGATGCAAACAAAGATTTTTACCAATCTATCGCCCGTTATCCTTACATATCCCAAAAATGGCAGCGAAAACATCAATGGCAGCACTTGATATTATAGCTACTGTCATTGTGTCATGTAAAAATGTAAAAATTATTTCATGGAGAAATAGCTGGCGGAAAAATCATACTAAAAACATAAGGAATACAAAAAATCGTGTCACACAAGAGGCTGTCTCAAGTGTGATCTATGGATGCTATTTTGACCATTGGAAGGAGGCGCTCCATTTAAAAAATGAGCGCCGAGGAGACGCCTGACTTGCTCAGGCGCTGCCCTTTTTCTGGGCTTCGGAAAAGTCATGCACGTTGGCAGGCTGCTGTTTCAGCTTAGAGTCTAACCGGCCCATTGCCCGCTGCTTCTTTTCATCCGTGGGATGGGTATAACGCTGGAGCATGGCGAGCGTTGACCAGCCAAAAAGTTCCTGAATGGTGCGCACGTTTTCCCCCGCATCAAGCAGCATGGAGGCAGCGCTGTGCCGCAGGGAGTGAAATACCAGAAGCTCACGCCGGTCAGTACGGCCTTCGTTCAACTTGAGGTTGGCCACAGCTTTGCGGAAGTTGGCAGGCATGGACGTCCACTGCTTTCCTTGGGCATTGGTAAAGACAATATCCTGCGCCTGCCCATGGGGCATACTGCGCAAGACAGAAACCAGCGTTTCCGTCATAGGAACGGCGCGAGGCTTGCCTGTTTTGGTGTGGACAAGGGTAAGATGCCTTTCTCGCAGATTCACCTGCCCCCAGGTCAATCGCGCCACCTCACTGAGTCGCCCTCCGGTGTGCAGGCAGGCCAGGGTGAAGGCCCAAGCTTTTTCATCAAGGCGCTGTATCTCTTCAAGCAGATCCTGCGCCTCATTGGACGAAAGGGCGCGATTACGGGCATTGCTGATCTTTCCCAGCTTTATTTCCTGCGTGGGGCAGTCGCCCTCCACCAGTTTATTTCCGCGTGCATGATTCCACACAGCCCGCATGGTGGCAAAAACAAGCTGTGTCGTACGCTTGGCAAGGCCGGCACTGGCCATTTTGCTCTTTATGGCGTCAAGGTCTGCCTTGGATATTTCGCGTAGGGGCACATCTCCCAAGGCGGGAGCGAGCCATGTTCTGAAGTTGGATTCTTCCTTGCGCCACGTCTCCGGAGCCTTGCTTTGCCTGCAGTCGGGAAAGTAGTTGTTGTGCCAGTATTCACTGAGCGTAACCGCAAGCCGCCTGCAGGCTTCCTGCTGCCGTTTCGCTTCCGCGCGTTCCTCCTGGGCCTTGACCCGCCTCTCCCGTAACGTGACCTCGCCCGAACCCGTCTTTTTGGCCACCATCAATTCCGCAAGCGTCAGCCGGGCACGCTCCAGCGTCCAGCCCTGACTGGCCCAGCCCAGGCCTTCTTCATACCGCTTGCCCTCCACGCGATAGCGCAGGGCATAGTACACGTCAGGCTTCAGGCCGTGCTTGCGAGTCAGATGTTCGTATTTTCGGATGCCACGCTCGACCGTGACCCAAGGCGTATGTTCTTTCCCCTTGGCCATCCTCTCCCCCTTTTTGCCGTTTCCTCTCCCCCACCTCTCCCCCTTTTGGGGCTGAAACAGGGTGTTTTCGGGTGAATCATTATGAAGATAAAATTGATCGTAATATACTATTTTGTCAAGATAAAATGGCATTCTGTGAAGGTGGGTGAAAGTGGC contains these protein-coding regions:
- a CDS encoding YagK/YfjJ domain-containing protein, with amino-acid sequence MKYTYVEYIKNKITSLLDVYLHSHSKALIVRFDVHYPEDYPMVSGNEDISACIAYVVKKYNRQRLDPSYIWVREQQRSVHPHYHCALLLNGQKVRGYRHVFQNVEEAWGRTLGCSVSGCINYCLSDDDSDYNGKIIRRDAGPVSFDIRRNEVLHQLFYLAKTYTKELDYDGLRNFGCSRIPNG
- a CDS encoding WYL domain-containing protein gives rise to the protein MPPKIDPDTTPGVKLLRLFRKLLLDSRRHYQNDLAEELQCSPQTVIRLVGEVEAVVGASLRTGLDNRRRWYQYVINEGRSLGLDFEELRFLGICREMASGILPAPVLQRVDSSLRHLALHMADPMHTGKNDPFHFHAKGRIDYTPHTDHIDQLVDAARSQRICLVAYKAPGREAPREHRLVPQRMIAMNNALYVLGALVDPNFTPTGRPCSMAIHRITDVTTTGKRVAGLLPEADTEGFGLPWHEQRTFHIRFSAKVAEYVRERTWAENQAVENLPDGGLVLTLTTRAEPELRAWVRSFGEDAKLSDAYTGGE
- a CDS encoding YkgJ family cysteine cluster protein; amino-acid sequence: MSSDHAALFHCSRCGACCSHLKEFGELYGDLDDGHGVCIFYDKGMHSCRQYIDRPLKCRVVESYVFFKEQMAFKEYCRINKQGCAYLQTLS
- a CDS encoding tyrosine-type recombinase/integrase, with protein sequence MAKGKEHTPWVTVERGIRKYEHLTRKHGLKPDVYYALRYRVEGKRYEEGLGWASQGWTLERARLTLAELMVAKKTGSGEVTLRERRVKAQEERAEAKRQQEACRRLAVTLSEYWHNNYFPDCRQSKAPETWRKEESNFRTWLAPALGDVPLREISKADLDAIKSKMASAGLAKRTTQLVFATMRAVWNHARGNKLVEGDCPTQEIKLGKISNARNRALSSNEAQDLLEEIQRLDEKAWAFTLACLHTGGRLSEVARLTWGQVNLRERHLTLVHTKTGKPRAVPMTETLVSVLRSMPHGQAQDIVFTNAQGKQWTSMPANFRKAVANLKLNEGRTDRRELLVFHSLRHSAASMLLDAGENVRTIQELFGWSTLAMLQRYTHPTDEKKQRAMGRLDSKLKQQPANVHDFSEAQKKGSA